In the genome of Drosophila yakuba strain Tai18E2 chromosome 3R, Prin_Dyak_Tai18E2_2.1, whole genome shotgun sequence, one region contains:
- the LOC6538897 gene encoding prolyl 4-hydroxylase subunit alpha-2: MLLAKCVLLLALQVLSCRAEFFSSTSGLEKLFETEVLLLAELQNYVHEISQHAEALQSEIDAIRVEHLNAADGIDDYLNNPVNAFRLIKRLHSDWETFEGSVTADSSRSNYLDAMARLKENLSFPSQDDFVGSAIALTRLQQTYQLDVAELASGILNGIKYGTAMSWQDCFVLGQHLYALRDYNHTVPWLQQSMQLLGEQSYGSESASLDFMEAVVEYHREMGAHESALSLVNHVLAIEPDQRSHLLEARQQLEELITDGDKNGLLHLTARRPGDYHESREFRMYEQVCRGELAPLPAKQRNLRCRLRKSRLGYAPFKLEELHLDPLLVQLHQVIGAKDSESLQRTARPRIKRSTVYSLAGNGGSTAAAFRTSQGASFNYSRSAATKLLSHHVGDFSGLNMEYAEDLQVANYGIGGHYEPHWDSFPENHVYQEGDLHGNRIATGIYYLSDVEAGGGTAFPFLPLLVTPEKGSLLFWYNLHPSGDQDFRTKHAACPVLQGSKWIANVWIRERNQDKVRPCDLERNQEISLHYRDFD; encoded by the exons atgcttttggccaagtgcgTCCTTCTCCTGGCCCTGCAGGTGCTATCCTGCCGCGCGGAGTTCTTCAGCTCCACCTCGGGTCTGGAGAAGCTGTTCGAGACGGAGGTGCTCCTCCTGGCGGAGCTGCAAAACTATGTGCATGAGATCAGCCAGCACGCTGAGGCGCTACAGAG TGAGATCGATGCCATCCGCGTGGAACACCTGAATGCCGCCGATGGAATCGATGACTACCTCAACAATCCGGTGAACGCGTTCCGGCTCATAAAACGCCTTCACAGCGATTGGGAAACCTTCGAGGGCAGTGTTACGGCGGACTCGAGTCGCTCAA ACTATCTTGATGCCATGGCCAGACTTAAGGAGAATCTGAGCTTTCCTTCGCAGGACGACTTCGTGGGATCGGCGATAGCTCTTACTCGACTTCAGCAGACCTATCAACTGGATGTGGCTGAGCTGGCCAGTGGAATCCTGAATGGAATTAAGTACGG CACGGCCATGTCCTGGCAGGATTGCTTTGTGCTCGGCCAGCACCTGTACGCCCTGCGAGACTACAACCACACGGTGCCATGGCTGCAGCAGTCGATGCAGTTGCTCGGGGAGCAGTCCTATGGCTCGGAGTCCGCCTCGCTGGACTTCATGGAGGCAGTGGTGGAATATCATCGGGAGATGGGCGCCCACGAAAGTGCCCTGAGTCTGGTGAACCATGTGCTTGCCATAGAGCCGGACCAAAGGAGTCACCTCCTGGAGGCACGCCAGCAACTGGAGGAGCTAATCACCGATGGCGACAAGAACGGGCTGCTTCACTTGACCGCACGCAGACCGGGAGACTACCATGAGTCCCGGGAGTTTCGCATGTACGAGCAGGTGTGCCGTGGCGAGTTGGCTCCCCTTCCTGCCAAGCAGCGAAATCTCAGATGTCGCCTTAGAAAGAGTCGCTTGGGCTACGCTCCTTTTAAGTTGGAGGAGCTGCACCTGGATCCGCTGCTGGTGCAACTGCATCAGGTGATTGGCGCCAAGGACTCGGAGTCCCTCCAGAGAACAGCTAGGCCTAGAATAAAGAGGTCCACAGTGTACTCCTTGGCCGGAAATGGAGGTTCCACGGCAGCCGCCTTTCGCACCAGCCAAGGTGCCTCCTTCAATTACTCCAGGAGCGCAGCCACCAAACTACTGAGCCATCATGTGGGCGACTTCTCCGGCTTAAACATGGAGTATGCCGAGGATCTGCAGGTGGCAAACTACGGCATCGGTGGACACTATGAGCCGCACTGGGACAGCTTTCCCGAGAACCACGTTTACCAGGAGGGAGATCTTCATGGCAACCGAATTGCAACGGGCATTTACTAC CTATCTGATGTAGAAGCCGGCGGTGGAACCGCTTTTCCCTTTCTGCCCCTGCTGGTGACTCCAGAAAAAGGAAGTCTTCTCTTTTGGTACAATCTGCATCCCTCTGGGGATCAGGACTTTCGCACCAAACACGCCGCTTGTCCTGTGCTTCAGGGCAGCAAATGGA TTGCCAATGTGTGGATTCGAGAACGCAATCAGGATAAAGTAAGGCCCTGCGATCTGGAAAGGAACCAGGAAATCTCACTGCATTACAGGGACTTTGACTAG
- the LOC6538893 gene encoding prolyl 4-hydroxylase subunit alpha-1, whose translation MAADWRLMFLLGILLLVGMPVNGEVYTALAEMEELLETESVLITNLEGYIRVQEDKLNFLKNKMDEYQREHSDASNDITAYVSNPINAYLLTKRLTTDWRQVENLMEHDVGTDFVQNITQYRSLLKFPSDEDLNGAAVALLRLQDTYQLDTSSVARGKLNGIQYSTEMSSDDCFELGRQSYVNHDYYHTVLWMNEAMARMLEEPSNHTQSFTKADILEYLAFSTYKEGNIESALTMTNELLQLLPHHERANGNKRFYEKEIAQQLQLSKMKGDDGTDEMPKSDLPVAKSDPAIFDMTERRAYEMLCRGELKPSPSELRPLRCRYVTNGVPFLRLGPLKLEEAHADPYIVIYHDAMYDSEIDVIKRMARPRFRRATVQNSVTGALETANYRISKSAWLKTHEDRVIGTVVQRTADMTGLDMESAEELQVVNYGIGGHYEPHFDFARKEEERAFEGLNLGNRIATVLFYMSDVEQGGATVFTSLHTALFPRKGTAAFWMNLHRDGQGDVRTRHAACPVLTGTKWVSNKWIHERGQEFRRPCDLEEDHGEFAI comes from the exons ATGGCAGCGGACTGGCGACTGATGTTCCTGCTCGGAATCCTGCTCCTGGTGGGCATGCCCGTGAATGGAGAGGTGTACACGGCCTTGGCCGAGATGGAGGAACTGCTGGAGACGGAATCCGTGCTGATTACCAACTTGGAGGGCTACATACGCGTCCAGGAGGACAAGCTGAACTTTCTCAAAAA CAAAATGGACGAGTACCAGCGGGAGCACTCGGATGCCTCCAATGACATAACCGCCTATGTATCCAATCCCATTAATGCCTACCTGCTGACCAAGCGGCTGACCACCGACTGGCGCCAGGTGGAGAACCTGATGGAGCACGACGTGGGCACGGACTTTGTGCAGAACATCACCCAGTATCGCAGCCTCCTCAAGTTCCCCTCCGACGAGGATCTCAATGGCGCCGCGGTGGCGCTGCTCCGCCTGCAGGACACCTACCAACTGGACACTTCGAGTGTGGCGCGGGGCAAGCTGAATGGCATTCAGTACAG CACGGAAATGTCCTCGGATGACTGCTTCGAGTTGGGCAGACAGTCGTACGTGAACCACGACTACTACCACACGGTGCTCTGGATGAACGAGGCGATGGCCCGCATGCTGGAGGAGCCTTCCAACCACACCCAGAGCTTCACCAAGGCCGACATCCTCGAGTACCTGGCCTTCTCCACCTACAAGGAGG GCAACATTGAGAGCGCCCTGACCATGACCAACGAGCTGCTCCAACTGCTGCCACATCACGAGCGAGCCAATGGCAACAAGCGCTTCTACGAGAAGGAGATTgcccagcagctgcagctgagcAAGATGAAGGGCGACGATGGCACCGATGAGATGCCCAAGTCCGACTTG CCCGTGGCCAAGAGTGATCCGGCCATCTTCGATATGACAGAGCGCCGCGCCTACGAGATGTTGTGCAGGGGCGAACTGAAGCCATCGCCATCGGAGCTGCGACCACTGCGATGCCGCTATGTCACCAACGGTGTGCCCTTCCTGCGTCTGGGTCCGCTCAAGCTGGAGGAGGCCCATGCGGATCCGTACATTGTGATCTATCACGATGCCATGTACGACAGCGAGATCGATGTGATCAAGCGCATGGCACGCCCCAGATTCCGCAGGGCTACGGTACAGAACTCCGTGACCGGAGCCTTGGAGACGGCGAACTACAGGATCAGCAAGTCCGCCTGGCTGAAGACCCACGAGGATCGGGTGATTGGAACGGTGGTGCAGCGCACGGCGGACATGACTGGCTTGGATATGGAATCCGCCGAGGAGTTGCAGGTGGTCAACTACGGCATTGGAGGTCACTACGAGCCGCACTTTGACTTTGCCCGG aaggaggaggaacGCGCCTTTGAGGGTCTTAATCTGGGCAACCGCATTGCCACCGTTTTATTCTAC ATGAGTGATGTGGAGCAGGGAGGCGCCACTGTCTTCACATCCCTGCACACCGCTCTGTTTCCCAGGAAGGGAACGGCTGCTTTCTGGATGAATCTCCACAGAGATGGACAGGGCGACGTGAGGACGCGCCATGCCGCCTGTCCCGTACTTACAGGCACCAAGTGGG TGTCCAACAAGTGGATCCACGAGCGGGGCCAGGAGTTCCGCCGACCCTGCGACTTGGAGGAGGATCACGGCGAGTTCGCCATCTAA
- the LOC6538894 gene encoding serine protease 1, with the protein MSCKTKLSKMKLFVFLALAVAAATAIPTPQQKLTPVPVKDIQGRITNGYPAYEGKVPYIVGLLFSGNGNWWCGGSIIGNTWVLTAAHCTNGASGVTINYGASLRNQPQYTHWVGSGDIIQHHHYNSGNLHNDISLIRTPHVDFWHLVNKVELPSYNDRYQDYAGWWAVASGWGGTYDGSPLPDWLQAVDVQIISQSECSRTWSLHDNMICINTDGGRSTCQGDSGGPLVTHEGNRLVGVTSFGSGAGCQAGHPAVFSRVTGYLDWIRDNTGISY; encoded by the coding sequence ATGAGTTGTAAGACCAAGTTGTCCAAGATGAAACTGTTCGTATTCCTGGCTCTGGCCGTGGCCGCAGCCACTGCCATCCCAACCCCGCAGCAGAAGCTGACCCCCGTGCCCGTCAAGGACATCCAGGGTCGCATCACCAACGGCTACCCAGCCTACGAGGGCAAGGTGCCCTACATCGTGGGTCTGCTCTTCAGCGGCAATGGAAACTGGTGGTGCGGTGGCTCCATCATTGGCAACACCTGGGTCCTGACCGCCGCCCACTGCACCAACGGAGCCAGTGGAGTGACCATCAACTACGGAGCCAGTCTGCGCAACCAGCCCCAGTACACCCACTGGGTGGGCAGTGGCGACATCATCCAGCACCACCACTACAACAGCGGCAACCTGCACAACGACATCTCCCTGATCCGCACCCCGCACGTCGACTTCTGGCACCTGGTCAACAAGGTGGAGCTGCCCAGCTACAACGACCGCTACCAGGACTACGCCGGATGGTGGGCTGTTGCCTCCGGATGGGGCGGCACCTACGATGGCAGCCCACTGCCCGACTGGCTCCAGGCTGTCGATGTCCAGATCATATCCCAGAGCGAGTGCAGCCGCACCTGGTCCCTCCACGACAACATGATCTGCATCAACACCGACGGAGGCCGGTCCACCTGCCAGGGTGACTCTGGTGGCCCATTGGTCACACACGAGGGCAACCGCCTGGTCGGAGTGACCTCCTTCGGCTCCGGCGCCGGCTGCCAGGCTGGCCACCCCGCCGTCTTCTCCCGCGTCACCGGTTACTTGGACTGGATCCGCGACAACACCGGCATCTCCTACTAA
- the LOC6538892 gene encoding TPR-containing protein DDB_G0280363, translated as MSQHNYTNPAFCQNSEFYPVPSGNGNSASRVESIYNRSLQMNFGAAPPRATRDPREGPLRMQRSMSTRSVTRKQHHQQQQQQQQQQQQHLQQQQQQQHLQQQHLAQQQQQQPHQQQSSSGRYALVPLEELNSSRASRYAIVPGQAAQRLARSQDNLDRYGSRHGLHEEEEPHSFHEEPHQETQFASLPPILNLPSRPRNINNNTNLNPNPNQIKHAFSSDFGSKTFLIVDKNSNQRYQMVPTAEDEELVDENQEIIQMHNGRAHRYAVVPTDADDDELAEEQEQQETCLSNMELSRQYAARTSTPQQKNAAAATRALHELLTTPRKMQPPPRLAHSTPRNAAHHEQLQLERRLEIYKSQQIYQSQQVGAVAGVPPALPLRQNRLSPQRLHYETVKPLPMQIADRSMAVISPRVQEQEQGQGQEQEREQDMSSIQGKGKKNSSYPQKMANATITLAVVSLMLVLGSTMNAGLIIYMIAHLGKSFYLQFSLVASFSGMGLGFLGFKSRHCEWLPNRSYSSGYILVTVFCLFKSCGLLVILVVDPFPGFPVHDVTTGVILGLSTFTMFFIGLGVLGSLWCHRPPPDNRVNVV; from the exons ATGTCGCAGCACAACTATACGAATCCGGCCTTCTGCCAGAACAGCGAGTTTTATCCGGTGCCCAGCGGTAACGGCAACTCGGCCTCGCGAGTGGAGTCCATCTACAACAGAAGCCTCCAGATGAACTTTGGAGCGGCTCCTCCGCGCGCCACTCGTGATCCCCGCGAGGGTCCCCTGCGAATGCAGCGTAGCATGTCCACGCGCTCGGTGACGCGGAAAcaacaccaccaacagcagcagcagcaacagcagcagcagcagcaacatctgcagcagcaacagcagcagcaacatctgcagcagcaacacctggcgcagcagcagcagcaacagccgcatcagcagcaatcCTCTAGCGGTCGCTATGCCTTGGTTCCTCTGGAGGAGCTGAACAGCAGCAGGGCCAGTAGATACGCCATAGTTCCCGGACAGGCGGCCCAGCGCTTGGCCAGATCGCAGGATAATCTGGATCGCTATGGCTCCAGACATGGATTGCACGAAGAGGAGGAGCCGCACTCCTTCCACGAGGAACCCCACCAGGAGACACAGTTCGCCAGCTTGCCACCCATACTCAATTTGCCGTCCAGGCCCAGGAatatcaacaacaacaccaatctcaatcccaatccaaatcAGATTAAGCACGCTTTTAGCAGCGACTTTGGCAGCAAGACCTTCCTGATCGTGGATAAGAACAGCAACCAGAGGTACCAGATGGTGCCCACcgccgaggacgaggagctgGTGGACGAGAACCAGGAGATCATACAGATGCACAATGGCCGTGCCCATCGATATGCAGTGGTGCCCACGGATGCGGACGACGATGAGctggcggaggagcaggagcagcaggaaacCTGCCTGAGCAACATGGAACTGAGCAGGCAGTACGCTGCAAGGACCTCAACGCCGCAGCAAAAGAATGCAGCTGCCGCCACAAGGGCGTTGCATGAGCTCCTGACCACGCCCAGAAAGATGCAGCCGCCTCCGAGACTGGCGCACTCCACGCCCCGCAACGCCGCCCACCAcgagcaactgcagctggagcGGCGCTTGGAGATCTACAAAAGCCAACAGATCTACCAAAGTCAGCAGGTTGGCGCGGTGGCTGGAGTGCCTCCAGCATTACCACTGCGCCAGAACCGACTCTCCCCGCAGAGACTGCACTATGAGACGGTGAAGCCGCTGCCCATGCAGATCGCCGATCGATCCATGGCCGTCATCAGTCCCAGggtgcaggagcaggagcaggggCAGGGACAGGAGCAGGAACGGGAGCAGGACATGAGCAGCATCCAGGGCAAGGGCAAGAAGAACAGCTCCTATCCGCAGAAGATGGCCAATGCCACCATTACCCTGGCCGTGGTCTCCCTGATGCTCGTCCTGGGCAGCACCATGAATGCGGGCCTCATCATCTACATGATAGCACAC CTGGGAAAGTCCTTTTACCTGCAGTTCAGCCTGGTGGCCTCCTTCTCGGGAATGGGACTCGGCTTCCTGGGCTTCAAGTCGCGCCACTGCGAGTGGCTGCCGAACAGGAGCTATAGCTCCGGCTATATCCTGGTCACCGTGTTTTGCCTCTTCAAGTCCTGCGGACTGCTGGTGATACTCGTGGTGGATCCGTTCCCAGGATTTCCGGTCCACGATGTGACCACTGGCGTCATACTGGGTCTGTCCACCTTCACCATGTTCTTCATCGGATTGGGAGTGCTGGGCAGCTTGTGGTGCCACCGACCGCCGCCAGACAACCGCGTCAACGTGGTCTAA
- the LOC6538895 gene encoding serine protease 1: MKVFVFLALAVAAATAIPTPQQKLVPTPVKDLKIEGRITNGYPAYEGKVPYIVGLLFSGNGNWWCGGSIIGNTWVLTAAHCTNGASGVTINYGASLRNQPQYTHWVGSGDIIQHHHYNSGNLHNDISLIRTPHVDFWHLVNKVELPSYNDRYQDYAGWWAVASGWGGTYDGSPLPDWLQAVDVQIISQSDCSRTWSLHENMICINTDGGRSTCQGDSGGPLVTHEGNRLVGVTSFVSGDGCQSGAPAVFSRVTGYLDWIRDNTGISY, translated from the coding sequence ATGAAAGTGTTCGTATTCCTGGCTCTGGCCGTGGCAGCCGCCACTGCCATCCCAACCCCGCAGCAGAAGTTGGTGCCCACTCCGGTGAAGGACCTCAAGATCGAGGGTCGCATCACCAACGGCTACCCAGCCTACGAGGGCAAGGTGCCCTACATTGTGGGTCTGCTCTTCAGCGGCAACGGAAACTGGTGGTGCGGTGGCTCCATCATCGGCAACACCTGGGTCCTGACCGCCGCCCACTGCACCAACGGAGCCAGTGGAGTGACCATCAACTACGGAGCCAGTCTGCGCAACCAGCCCCAGTACACCCACTGGGTGGGCAGTGGCGACATCATCCAGCACCACCACTACAACAGCGGCAACCTGCACAACGACATCTCCCTGATCCGCACCCCGCACGTCGACTTCTGGCACCTGGTCAACAAGGTGGAGCTGCCCAGCTACAACGACCGCTACCAGGACTACGCCGGATGGTGGGCTGTTGCCTCCGGATGGGGCGGCACCTACGATGGCAGCCCACTGCCCGACTGGCTCCAGGCCGTCGATGTCCAGATCATTTCCCAGAGCGATTGCAGCCGCACCTGGTCTCTCCACGAGAACATGATCTGCATCAACACCGACGGAGGACGGTCCACCTGCCAGGGCGACTCTGGTGGCCCCCTGGTCACACACGAGGGCAACCGCCTGGTCGGAGTGACCTCCTTCGTGTCCGGCGACGGCTGCCAGTCTGGTGCTCCCGCTGTCTTCAGCCGTGTTACTGGTTACTTGGACTGGATCCGCGACAACACCGGCATCTCGTACTAA
- the LOC6538896 gene encoding prolyl 4-hydroxylase subunit alpha-1 → MLDRHCLYFGIFQLIIWVGVANGEFYSSVDSMQDLAQVEEELLNATRSYLESQQKQLDFYRRYVEQIKREHEWATSQLKLDEYLGHPLHAFRLLKRLVRDWDALIFEPIVANDAREKFRAFVEVLSRDLGYPDQSELQGAIKGLARLQKVYNLPTSDLADGIINGFPYESDLQWRECYEIGVQLFDLKEYKKSLEWLQVALILLQSSSRTEKDANHYVADIREYASMANYELGNPKKARRLLNQVLDKQPKHSAQQTRKYLESREPGKNVRETNPSWFANYTRLCQGRRLPEERSGDPLKCYLDGKRHAYFILAPLQVEPVHLDPDINVYHGMLSSKHIQSIFEEADKKEMVRSAVAGDGGARTVKDLRVSQQTWLDYKSPVMKSVGRIIEFVSGFDMAGAEFMQVANYGVGGQYEPHPDYFEVNLPEEFIGDRISTSMFYLSDVEQGGYTVFTKLNVFLPPVKGALVMWHNLHRSLDVDARTLHAGCPVIVGSKRIGNIWMHSGYQEFRRPCGLTSDSYKSVGYRD, encoded by the exons ATGTTGGATCGGCACTGTCTTTACTTTGGGATTTTCCAGCTTATCATTTGGGTTGGAGTAGCGAATGGAGAGTTTTATTCATCGGTGGACAGTATGCAGGATTTGGCACAAGTGGAAGAAGAACTCCTAAATGCCACGCGTTCGTATCTGGAGTCCCAGCAAAAGCAGCTTGACTTCTACCGCAG GTATGTGGAGCAAATAAAACGGGAACATGAGTGGGCAACATCGCAGTTGAAACTGGATGAGTATCTCGGCCATCCTTTGCACGCCTTCAGATTGCTCAAGCGATTGGTTCGGGATTGGGATGCGCTGATCTTTGAACCCATAGTGGCCAACGACGCCAGAGAAA AGTTTCGCGCATTCGTGGAGGTTCTGAGCAGGGACTTGGGCTACCCTGATCAATCTGAGCTCCAGGGAGCCATCAAGGGATTGGCCAGGCTGCAGAAGGTCTACAATCTCCCTACCTCGGACTTGGCCGATGGCATCATCAATGGTTTTCCCTACGAGTCGGATCTGCAATGGCGTGAATGCTACGAAATCGGTGTGCAGCTCTTCGATCTTAAGGAGTATAAGAAATCCCTGGAATGGCTGCAAGTGGCACTTATCCTTCTTCAGAGTAGTTCAAGAACGGAAAAAGATGCGAATCACTACGTTGCAGATATCCGGGAATATGCATCCATGGCCAATTATGAGTTGGGCAATCCGAAGAAGGCCAGAAGGCTACTAAATCAGGTCCTTGATAAGCAACCCAAACACTCCGCGCAGCAAACTCGAAAGTATCTGGAGAGTAGGGAGCCGGGAAAGAATGTCCGGGAGACGAACCCCTCGTGGTTTGCCAACTACACGAGGCTATGCCAGGGCAGAAGATTACCCGAAGAGCGGAGTGGTGATCCCTTGAAATGCTACCTGGATGGTAAACGACATGCTTACTTCATCCTGGCGCCACTGCAAGTGGAGCCGGTGCACCTGGATCCGGACATCAATGTCTACCACGGCATGCTGAGCTCCAAGCACATTCAGTCCATCTTCGAGGAGGCAGACAAGAAGGAGATGGTTCGATCCGCTGTGGCCGGAGATGGTGGAGCACGCACCGTGAAGGATCTGCGGGTCAGTCAGCAAACCTGGCTGGACTACAAGTCGCCGGTGATGAAGTCCGTGGGTCGGATCATTGAGTTTGTATCCGGATTCGATATGGCCGGAGCCGAGTTTATGCAGGTGGCCAACTACGGAGTTGGAGGGCAGTACGAGCCGCATCCGGACTACTTTGAGGTCAATCTGCCGGAGGAGTTCATAGGAGATCGCATCTCCACCAGCATGTTCTAT CTCTCTGACGTGGAACAAGGTGGTTATACCGTCTTCACCAAGCTTAATGTGTTCCTGCCACCTGTGAAAGGAGCTCTGGTCATGTGGCACAATCTGCATCGATCCCTGGATGTGGATGCTCGCACTTTGCACGCCGGCTGTCCAGTCATCGTGGGTTCCAAACGGA TTGGCAACATTTGGATGCACTCGGGCTACCAGGAGTTCCGTCGTCCTTGCGGCCTCACCTCAGATAGCTACAAGTCAGTTGGCTATCGAGATTAG